The proteins below come from a single Eremothecium sinecaudum strain ATCC 58844 chromosome II, complete sequence genomic window:
- a CDS encoding HBR150Cp (Syntenic homolog of Ashbya gossypii ACR119W; Syntenic homolog of Saccharomyces cerevisiae YPL141C (FRK1) and YOR233W (KIN4)): MNSSSPWQGYVGSPPMPGSGNGIVGASSRASLQSQSRDNGGKMKHITFGSYIIGPTLGEGEFGKVKLGWSKAKSKKGSRNVAIKLVRRDSIPKNSEKEVKIFREINALKSLRHPSIVRLEEVLQNSKYIGIVLQYASGGEFYKYIQKKRRLKDAQACRLFAQLISGVHYLHHRGLAHRDLKLENLLLDEHENLLITDFGFVNQFRRNDMMKTSCGSPCYAAPELVVTTKPYEARKADVWSCGVILYAMLAGYLPWDDDPENPEGDDIARLYHYITKTNLKFPEYITPLPRDLLRRILVPNPELRLTIEQIEKHLWLQPHAHFFSWSPEGWVAKTKTESENSYRVPPSKNLTPKSSCSASSTNSKGDKRNSLVIDSTLYPQPAPPQECPSHAFTKPTSPTGELGKVSPVRIHARCNSAASIALQAVVDAEKDFFRHSQSTHSLHSDSSAQQTPPISAGRNPPYGIPKSVTHSNAISTSLMNEDSIIIEVSPQKSCIHTIVIANNKEVAKQPSSNKAGPLHPSEQSTLIIKKDKTSQHSNSLPQSNRKPRPTSYQPVGSSYLVTSDYTFGKPMRSPFARKRTEHNQVDQIMADPIQKLTSAVTSDRTASDNGSKKLRIPDENCIPEVDIYDIPVKQDLSAEVTPGENIGMFRNVDTKYFKRTSSVPIDTKLDIPETVNQNHIDSTPISAESESSLNPNPLKTNAEEKGTTLSTGYSYYSNSKTSMQASIKGQGYTGQAPDAQKMPLPLAAKENEDSWGYIAENQPSNIQKPNSGRLKDTVIQARTQRFSMFAPKSKPIITDDSKSKRKANRNSLTMISSNQHADSNRQREQSTAKRVFDFFKRRSLRL; the protein is encoded by the coding sequence ATGAATTCGAGTTCACCTTGGCAAGGCTATGTAGGTAGTCCACCGATGCCTGGATCTGGTAATGGGATAGTGGGAGCGAGTTCAAGAGCCTCACTGCAATCTCAGTCACGTGATAACGGTGGGAAGATGAAGCATATTACGTTTGGGTCGTATATTATTGGTCCAACGTTGGGAGAGGGTGAGTTTGGGAAGGTTAAGCTAGGTTGGTCAAAGGCCAAGTCCAAGAAAGGGTCTCGTAATGTTGCCATTAAACTTGTGAGACGGGATTCTATTCCAAAGAACTCTGAGAAAGAGGTCAAGATCTTCCGTGAAATTAATGCACTAAAGTCCTTACGACACCCTAGTATTGTTAGGCTAGAAGAGGTGCTTCAGAATTCAAAGTACATAGGTATTGTGCTACAGTATGCTTCTGGAGGTGAGTTTTACAAATACattcaaaaaaaaagaCGATTGAAGGACGCACAGGCTTGTAGATTATTTGCCCAGTTGATTAGCGGCGTCCATTACTTACATCATCGGGGCCTTGCTCATAGGGACTTAAAGTTGGAGAACTTGCTATTGGATGAACACGAAAATTTACTGATTACCGATTTTGGATTTGTCAACCAATTTCGCAGGAATGATATGATGAAAACTTCTTGCGGGTCACCGTGTTATGCTGCACCAGAGTTAGTTGTTACTACAAAACCATATGAGGCTCGTAAAGCAGATGTATGGTCATGTGGTGTTATATTGTACGCAATGCTAGCGGGATACTTGCCATGGGATGATGATCCAGAAAACCCAGAAGGTGATGATATCGCAAGGTTATATCATTATATCACAAAGACAAATTTAAAGTTCCCCGAGTACATTACTCCACTTCCACGAGATTTGCTTCGGAGAATCCTTGTGCCAAATCCTGAATTGCGATTAACTATAGAACAAATAGAGAAACACTTATGGTTGCAACCGCACGCACACTTTTTCTCATGGTCACCAGAAGGGTGGGTAGCGAAGACAAAAACTGAGTCCGAAAACAGCTACAGAGTTCCACCATCAAAAAATCTTACACCCAAGTCATCTTGCTCTGCGTCATCAACGAACTCCAAGGGAGATAAGCGCAATTCTTTAGTAATAGACTCAACGTTGTATCCACAACCGGCGCCTCCACAGGAATGCCCATCACACGCATTTACTAAGCCTACATCACCAACAGGTGAACTTGGAAAAGTCTCTCCGGTCCGTATACATGCAAGATGTAACTCTGCCGCATCAATAGCTTTACAGGCCGTTGTTGACGCAGAGAAAGACTTCTTCCGCCATTCTCAATCTACTCATTCGTTACACAGCGATTCATCTGCACAACAAACGCCCCCAATTTCGGCTGGCCGGAACCCGCCTTACGGAATTCCCAAATCTGTTACTCATAGCAATGCTATTTCTACTTCGCTAATGAATGAGGATAGCATCATTATCGAAGTAAGCCCACAAAAGAGTTGCATCCACACTATTGTGATAGCTAACAATAAGGAGGTTGCAAAACAACCGTCTAGTAACAAAGCGGGCCCTCTTCACCCTAGTGAACAATCCACTCTGATTATCAAAAAAGATAAAACATCACAGCATAGCAATTCCTTGCCTCAGTCAAATAGGAAGCCACGACCAACATCATACCAACCAGTTGGTTCAAGCTACTTAGTAACTTCCGATTACACATTCGGTAAGCCTATGAGGTCACCCTTTGCTCGTAAGCGTACCGAACATAACCAGGTAGATCAGATAATGGCTGATCCTATACAGAAGTTAACCTCTGCAGTTACTTCAGATAGAACTGCTTCAGATAATGGTAGCAAAAAATTGAGGATACCGGATGAGAATTGCATTCCAGAAGTTGATATATATGACATCCCAGTTAAACAAGATCTTTCAGCTGAAGTTACTCCAGGGGAAAATATCGGTATGTTCAGGAACGTTGATACAAAATACTTTAAACGGACATCATCTGTCCCTATTGATACTAAGTTAGACATACCCGAAACAGTTAATCAGAATCATATAGATTCCACACCAATTTCAGCTGAATCAGAATCATCATTAAATCCCAACCCGTTGAAAACGAATGCAGAAGAGAAGGGAACAACCTTATCAACAGGATACTCGTATTACAGCAACTCTAAAACTAGCATGCAGGCCTCTATTAAAGGACAGGGATATACCGGACAGGCTCCAGATGCTCAGAAAATGCCTTTACCTTTGGCTGCTAAAGAAAACGAAGATTCCTGGGGCTATATCGCGGAAAATCAACCCAGCAATATCCAAAAGCCTAATTCTGGCCGGCTCAAAGACACTGTCATCCAGGCAAGAACACAGCGCTTTTCGATGTTTGCTCCGAAGAGTAAGCCGATAATCACTGATGACTCTAAAAGTAAACGTAAGGCCAACAGGAACTCACTTACTATGATATCAAGCAACCAACATGCAGACAGTAATCGTCAACGAGAACAGAGCACGGCGAAGAGAgtttttgatttttttaaGAGAAGGAGTCTTAGATTATGA